From Polynucleobacter difficilis, a single genomic window includes:
- a CDS encoding AbrB/MazE/SpoVT family DNA-binding domain-containing protein: MQTNLRKVGGSVMLAVSPAFLEELKICPGSIVDVALREGQLIVKPITKPKYTLAELLAKCDPKAKMQKEDKLWLSSSLVGKEIL; encoded by the coding sequence ATGCAAACAAATTTAAGAAAAGTTGGTGGTTCTGTAATGCTGGCCGTATCCCCTGCATTTTTAGAGGAGCTTAAAATTTGTCCAGGATCAATCGTGGATGTAGCTCTGCGCGAAGGACAGCTAATAGTAAAACCCATCACTAAACCAAAATATACCTTAGCAGAGTTATTAGCAAAATGTGATCCCAAAGCCAAAATGCAAAAAGAAGACAAGTTATGGCTTAGCTCGAGCCTTGTTGGCAAAGAGATTCTGTAA
- a CDS encoding type II toxin-antitoxin system PemK/MazF family toxin, with the protein MNRGDIYLVSLDPTAGHEQKGMRPVLVVSPDAFNKLTKAPIVVPITSGGSFARLSGFTVDLIGSKTMGVVRCDQPRVLDLGARKAKKLERVSTDVMDDVLAKLITLIS; encoded by the coding sequence ATGAATCGTGGTGATATTTATTTAGTCTCACTAGATCCAACAGCAGGGCATGAGCAAAAAGGTATGCGCCCGGTATTGGTAGTTTCACCTGATGCGTTTAATAAGTTGACAAAGGCACCAATCGTAGTGCCCATAACATCTGGTGGGAGTTTTGCAAGATTAAGTGGATTTACGGTTGATTTAATTGGCTCTAAAACAATGGGGGTTGTACGATGCGATCAACCAAGAGTACTTGACTTAGGTGCAAGAAAAGCAAAAAAGTTGGAGCGTGTTTCAACCGATGTAATGGATGATGTATTAGCAAAGCTAATTACACTGATTTCATAG
- the tolA gene encoding cell envelope integrity protein TolA: MNTAQQWPSPFLRAKPIKTESTARAFSYSIVAHLLLIAMFTIGINWRTSAPGGVEVELWDSTPVVERTETPPPAPVKEEAADIAIKKKPVEKEPPKKEVVKEVPKLIEKVPPKKEVVKEVPKPAKVTPPPEKPKEPEKPKKVEQAKAPTPAEMKANAAAEKARADQLARLRAAAGAEGGSGGQVGSSVGGGGNAPPAYADKVRRKIKPLIVFNPESITGNPAVVVLVDLAPDGAILKRGVITSSGIPSWDQAVLQALDRAETFPKDDNGIIPMRQMRLTFKPKD, from the coding sequence ATGAATACCGCACAACAATGGCCTTCGCCTTTTTTACGGGCAAAACCAATCAAAACGGAAAGTACGGCTCGCGCCTTCTCCTATTCAATAGTGGCGCATTTGCTGCTCATTGCAATGTTCACGATTGGCATTAATTGGCGTACCAGCGCCCCAGGCGGAGTAGAAGTAGAGCTATGGGATTCCACGCCCGTAGTTGAGCGCACTGAAACGCCGCCGCCAGCCCCCGTCAAAGAAGAAGCGGCCGATATTGCAATCAAGAAAAAACCGGTAGAAAAAGAACCGCCAAAAAAAGAGGTGGTGAAAGAAGTGCCGAAGCTAATCGAAAAAGTACCGCCAAAAAAAGAGGTGGTGAAAGAAGTGCCGAAGCCAGCCAAGGTGACTCCGCCCCCAGAAAAACCAAAAGAGCCGGAGAAGCCCAAAAAAGTAGAGCAAGCGAAAGCACCAACACCGGCAGAAATGAAAGCCAATGCCGCCGCTGAAAAAGCCCGTGCCGATCAATTAGCAAGGCTACGCGCTGCCGCAGGCGCTGAGGGCGGCAGCGGTGGTCAAGTCGGAAGTAGTGTTGGTGGTGGTGGCAACGCGCCGCCGGCGTACGCCGATAAAGTGCGTCGCAAGATTAAGCCGCTCATTGTATTTAACCCCGAATCCATTACGGGCAATCCGGCGGTTGTCGTATTGGTGGATCTCGCACCCGATGGGGCGATTCTAAAGCGCGGCGTGATCACGTCCAGCGGCATTCCGAGCTGGGACCAAGCGGTTTTACAAGCGCTAGATCGTGCAGAAACATTTCCGAAAGACGACAATGGCATCATCCCTATGCGTCAAATGAGACTCACTTTTAAACCCAAGGATTAA
- a CDS encoding riboflavin synthase — MFTGIITAVGRITTASAFGDGMRLTIETPAGYLDDVAIGDSIAIQGACMTATQIHGNQFTLDISRESLNKTIGLDLQAAVNLEKALRLSDRLGGHLVSGHVDGIGQVERFAAVDQSPDGSWHLVIQAPAEIAPFVAYKGSIVVNGVSLTVNATNKTNAGGCTIEINIIPHTMQQTTLGQLKAGDAVNLEVDLIARYVARLMDFQAR; from the coding sequence GATGGCATGCGCCTCACCATTGAGACGCCTGCAGGCTACCTGGATGATGTTGCGATTGGCGATAGCATTGCAATCCAGGGCGCTTGCATGACAGCGACCCAAATCCATGGCAATCAATTTACCTTGGATATTTCGCGTGAGTCGTTGAATAAGACGATTGGACTGGATTTACAAGCCGCCGTGAATTTAGAGAAAGCGCTGCGCCTCTCTGATCGCCTCGGCGGGCATTTGGTGAGCGGTCATGTCGATGGCATTGGTCAGGTAGAGCGTTTCGCAGCAGTCGATCAATCGCCGGATGGATCGTGGCATTTGGTGATTCAAGCGCCTGCCGAGATTGCGCCATTTGTAGCCTACAAAGGTTCGATTGTGGTGAATGGGGTTTCGCTTACCGTGAATGCCACAAACAAAACCAATGCAGGTGGCTGCACCATCGAAATCAATATCATCCCGCACACCATGCAGCAGACCACATTAGGTCAGCTCAAGGCCGGAGACGCTGTGAACCTAGAAGTTGATCTGATTGCACGCTATGTGGCACGCTTGATGGATTTTCAGGCTAGGTAG
- the queC gene encoding 7-cyano-7-deazaguanine synthase QueC, which yields MNSLSRFSQSAPRISGAPAVILFSGGLDSTTILALAKQLGYAPYALSIRYGQRHSSELIAAERIAKSIGVVRHEVIDLALTRFGGSALTDSNLDVPTTSNAIANPDSDIPITYVPARNTIMLSLALGWAEALGGSDIFYGANAVDYSGYPDCRPEYVASFERMANLATKVGVEAHNDAARFRVHAPIIAMSKAEIIHLGSALGIDYGQTVSCYQADALGHACGECESCKLRQAGFAQAGVADPTHYRKSA from the coding sequence ATCAATTCGCTATCTCGTTTTTCTCAATCTGCACCCCGCATCTCTGGGGCACCTGCAGTTATCTTGTTTTCCGGTGGACTGGATTCAACAACGATTTTGGCTTTAGCTAAGCAATTGGGTTACGCACCCTATGCGCTCTCCATTCGCTATGGTCAACGCCACTCCTCAGAGCTCATTGCTGCAGAACGTATTGCCAAATCGATTGGCGTAGTGCGGCATGAGGTGATTGATCTGGCACTCACGCGTTTTGGTGGCTCTGCGCTAACCGACTCCAATCTGGATGTACCAACAACGTCGAACGCCATCGCTAATCCCGACTCCGATATTCCGATTACCTATGTTCCGGCCCGCAACACCATCATGCTCTCACTTGCACTCGGCTGGGCAGAGGCTTTGGGGGGCTCTGATATTTTTTATGGCGCCAATGCCGTGGATTACTCGGGTTACCCTGACTGCCGCCCCGAATACGTCGCCTCCTTTGAGCGCATGGCCAACCTAGCCACTAAAGTAGGGGTCGAAGCACACAACGATGCAGCGCGCTTTCGGGTACACGCCCCCATCATCGCTATGAGCAAGGCAGAAATCATTCACTTAGGCAGCGCTCTCGGGATTGATTATGGCCAAACTGTGTCCTGCTATCAAGCAGATGCTTTGGGCCATGCTTGTGGCGAATGCGAATCCTGCAAACTACGTCAAGCTGGTTTTGCGCAGGCTGGTGTTGCTGACCCAACGCACTACCGCAAATCTGCGTAA
- a CDS encoding ExbD/TolR family protein, giving the protein MAQSSRSSFRSNRRRAMSDINVVPYIDVMLVLLIIFMATAASVNPGVVNLPTVGGAKTQALPPIYLSVDANENITVKREGESSQTLSRLELGAFARTQAEKSADQPVVLAADKSVKYEVVMDVMAKLKENGVKRVGLAVKSQ; this is encoded by the coding sequence ATGGCCCAATCCAGTCGATCCTCCTTTCGATCTAATCGCCGCCGTGCGATGTCGGACATCAATGTCGTTCCGTACATCGATGTGATGCTCGTCTTGCTCATCATCTTTATGGCGACTGCAGCATCCGTTAATCCTGGCGTAGTCAATCTACCCACCGTTGGCGGCGCCAAGACGCAGGCATTGCCTCCTATTTATTTATCGGTGGATGCCAATGAAAATATTACCGTCAAACGTGAGGGTGAGTCATCGCAAACCCTCAGCCGCCTCGAGCTCGGCGCATTTGCACGCACCCAAGCAGAAAAATCTGCCGATCAACCCGTTGTATTAGCGGCCGATAAATCCGTTAAGTACGAAGTGGTGATGGACGTCATGGCCAAACTCAAAGAGAATGGCGTCAAGCGGGTTGGTCTTGCTGTTAAGAGCCAGTAG
- the tolB gene encoding Tol-Pal system beta propeller repeat protein TolB — MRTSLLRLLRSLFILLASLGAVSPAAAQMNIEITGVGQSLYPIAVMRFQDEGKLPVGVTEIIRQNLARSGYFKNTENGNTSESDEGTPNYKAWSARGADALVVGSVKQAGPTQFEIRYKLFDIRKQQSLDGLLITTSSDNLRQAAHKISDDIIFKLLGERGIFSTRLSYVIKDGNRYRLVISDADGQNIRNALNSAEPIISPSWSPDGKKVAYVSFEDRKPVVYVHELATGRRVSLSNQKGNNSAPAWSPNGESVALALSRDGNTQIYSMNADGSNLRRLTQGNTIDTEPQYSPDGRSIYFTSDRGGNPQIYRMSAEGERVEGAKRVTFKQSFATSPRISPDGKLMAYIANVGGGFRVHTLNLATGEVRALTDTANDESPSFAANGRYILYSTRVGGKRVLAAVSVDGQSKQVLSIPGSDVRQPSWGPFMD, encoded by the coding sequence ATGCGGACATCCCTATTGCGACTCCTGCGCTCCCTTTTCATCCTGCTTGCCTCCCTAGGCGCAGTTAGTCCAGCTGCCGCACAAATGAATATTGAAATCACGGGCGTCGGCCAATCGCTTTACCCCATTGCAGTAATGCGCTTTCAGGACGAAGGAAAATTGCCTGTCGGCGTGACGGAAATCATTCGTCAAAACTTAGCGCGCAGCGGCTACTTTAAAAATACCGAGAATGGCAATACCAGCGAGAGCGATGAAGGTACGCCCAATTACAAAGCCTGGTCTGCACGTGGAGCTGATGCCTTGGTTGTGGGCTCGGTCAAACAAGCGGGTCCTACCCAGTTTGAAATCCGCTACAAGCTGTTTGATATTCGCAAGCAGCAGAGCTTAGATGGCCTTTTAATCACAACCAGTAGCGACAATCTGCGCCAAGCAGCACATAAGATTTCCGATGACATCATCTTTAAATTGTTGGGCGAGCGCGGGATCTTCTCAACCCGCCTCTCTTATGTCATTAAAGATGGCAATCGCTACCGCCTCGTGATATCGGATGCCGACGGTCAGAATATTCGCAATGCCCTCAATAGTGCCGAGCCGATTATTTCTCCATCCTGGTCTCCGGACGGTAAAAAAGTAGCGTACGTTTCCTTTGAAGATCGTAAACCGGTTGTGTATGTGCATGAGCTGGCAACCGGTCGCCGTGTCTCGCTCTCTAATCAAAAAGGCAATAACAGTGCGCCAGCATGGTCGCCCAATGGCGAGAGCGTTGCGCTGGCTTTATCGCGTGATGGCAACACGCAAATTTATTCCATGAATGCCGATGGCAGCAATTTACGTCGCCTCACCCAAGGCAATACGATTGATACCGAGCCGCAGTACTCTCCCGATGGTCGCTCGATTTATTTCACCAGCGACCGCGGCGGCAATCCACAAATCTACCGCATGAGCGCCGAAGGTGAGCGGGTAGAAGGTGCTAAGCGGGTGACCTTTAAGCAGTCTTTTGCAACCTCACCCCGGATATCGCCGGACGGCAAACTGATGGCGTACATCGCCAACGTGGGTGGTGGCTTTCGGGTGCATACCCTCAATTTAGCAACCGGAGAGGTCCGCGCCCTGACCGATACCGCCAATGACGAATCCCCCTCCTTTGCTGCCAATGGCCGCTACATCCTGTACTCCACCCGGGTCGGTGGCAAGCGGGTGCTAGCCGCAGTCTCGGTCGATGGGCAATCAAAACAAGTGCTGAGCATTCCAGGGTCTGACGTTAGACAACCCTCCTGGGGGCCCTTCATGGATTAG
- the ybgF gene encoding tol-pal system protein YbgF, with amino-acid sequence MTWNVNFTRALATGALAVFFILPTPALAILSDDEARKAILDLRKTLASTQLELQGQIERLKSENAQLRGQIEGLQRQGEELIASQKTNYQDLDTRLSKFEPRTLEIEGVTGTIQPGEKAAYDDALAAFQAGQLKKADAGFAGFVRKYNASPYLPLALYWLGNTKYALKEYPGAITQLQNLIKAYPKHPRIPAAMLTLGNCQLESGNKTAARKTYGDLIASYPDTEVAVEARQMLPRTK; translated from the coding sequence ATGACATGGAATGTCAACTTCACAAGGGCGCTAGCAACTGGCGCCCTTGCTGTTTTTTTTATTCTGCCCACACCTGCATTAGCGATTCTTTCAGATGATGAGGCGCGCAAAGCCATTTTGGATTTACGCAAGACCTTGGCGAGTACTCAGTTAGAACTGCAAGGTCAAATTGAGCGCCTCAAGTCAGAGAATGCCCAATTGCGCGGTCAGATTGAGGGCCTTCAACGGCAGGGTGAAGAGCTTATTGCAAGTCAAAAAACCAACTACCAAGATTTAGACACGCGCCTCAGTAAATTTGAACCCCGTACCCTTGAAATTGAAGGCGTTACAGGAACAATTCAGCCAGGTGAAAAAGCAGCTTACGATGATGCGTTAGCCGCCTTTCAGGCAGGTCAACTCAAAAAAGCGGATGCTGGCTTTGCTGGTTTCGTTCGTAAATACAATGCCAGCCCTTACTTGCCCTTAGCGCTTTACTGGCTAGGCAATACCAAATACGCCCTCAAAGAGTACCCCGGCGCCATCACCCAATTGCAGAACCTCATCAAGGCCTACCCAAAGCATCCCCGCATTCCAGCAGCAATGCTGACATTGGGTAATTGCCAACTCGAGAGCGGCAACAAAACAGCCGCGCGCAAAACCTATGGCGATCTGATTGCAAGCTACCCCGACACTGAGGTCGCAGTAGAGGCTCGTCAGATGCTGCCGCGTACCAAGTAA
- the pal gene encoding peptidoglycan-associated lipoprotein Pal — translation MISIARRSAGFAILGFVALLTACSSGVKLDDVNGANGSGGAGAFGSQPWNDPKSPLFERSVYFGFDEFTVDGRYQKMLSAHASFLKQNTAQKIIIQGNTDDRGTTEYNLALGQRRSDAVRKSLALMGVSDAQMEAVSFGKEKPKAEGTTDAAYAENRRADIVYVPK, via the coding sequence ATGATTTCTATAGCTCGGCGTTCAGCTGGATTCGCGATCTTAGGCTTCGTTGCCCTCTTAACCGCTTGTTCTTCGGGCGTGAAGTTGGATGATGTTAATGGCGCTAATGGCAGTGGCGGAGCCGGTGCATTTGGCTCGCAGCCCTGGAACGATCCAAAAAGCCCCCTGTTTGAGCGTAGCGTGTACTTTGGTTTTGATGAGTTCACTGTCGATGGCAGATACCAAAAGATGTTGTCGGCTCATGCCAGCTTCCTAAAACAAAATACCGCCCAAAAAATCATTATTCAAGGCAATACCGATGATCGCGGTACAACCGAGTACAACTTGGCACTCGGCCAACGCCGTTCTGATGCGGTACGCAAGTCGCTGGCTTTAATGGGCGTCTCTGATGCACAAATGGAAGCGGTTAGTTTTGGTAAAGAAAAACCCAAAGCAGAAGGTACTACTGACGCAGCGTACGCAGAAAATCGCCGTGCTGACATTGTTTACGTTCCCAAGTAA